The following proteins are co-located in the Micromonospora viridifaciens genome:
- a CDS encoding thrombospondin: MKILSRRNGPARSQDANDDGVVDGRDRAAVADRVDGRPVTTDEEPATYSSRATGRPHAAEAARARPGVDPDLALERTVDPDPAAEHTVDPDRDGRPDRPLDRSDVDDRTALGPKPRASLLATLGLIVSVASALFVLTGTLAGYGIGLGAIGAVLAVLGLVATRRRHVAGTTDALIGVVVGLAAVVLGIVAMTGQFDWPTTDGDWVGRFREWLDSQFAGLF; encoded by the coding sequence AGATTCTGTCCCGCCGGAACGGGCCGGCGCGAAGTCAGGACGCGAACGACGACGGGGTCGTCGACGGCCGTGACCGGGCCGCCGTCGCGGACCGGGTGGACGGTCGGCCGGTGACCACCGACGAAGAGCCGGCGACGTACTCGAGCAGGGCCACCGGCCGGCCGCACGCCGCGGAGGCCGCCCGTGCCCGCCCCGGGGTCGACCCGGACCTGGCCCTGGAACGCACCGTCGACCCGGACCCGGCCGCGGAACACACCGTCGACCCCGACCGGGACGGGCGACCGGACCGGCCGCTGGACCGCTCCGACGTCGACGACCGCACCGCCCTCGGCCCGAAGCCCCGGGCCAGCCTGCTGGCCACCCTCGGCCTGATCGTGTCGGTGGCCAGCGCGCTGTTCGTGCTGACCGGCACCCTCGCCGGGTACGGCATCGGGCTCGGCGCGATCGGCGCGGTCCTGGCCGTGCTCGGCCTGGTCGCCACCCGCCGCCGGCACGTGGCCGGCACGACCGACGCGCTGATCGGCGTGGTGGTCGGCCTCGCCGCGGTGGTGCTCGGCATCGTGGCGATGACCGGCCAGTTCGACTGGCCGACCACCGACGGCGACTGGGTCGGCCGATTCCGAGAGTGGCTTGATTCACAGTTTGCCGGTCTGTTCTGA